From the Corallococcus silvisoli genome, one window contains:
- a CDS encoding tetratricopeptide repeat protein — MRRSLLVCLVLLTSMASAQEKKALRDADLGKKSTTTVDKSLAGDITRPKEAQQAAPALQYDQFRLGVEVQVASKRREQIESLKKIISLSPDQKEAPSLLFRLGELYWEESKFFFFEANRKDDELIVAMNRNDAAGQQKAKAEKAELMAKVKENGKYAVEQYTKIVQEYPKFERTDEVLFFLGQYLMEDGQDKKALVAFKRLVEKYPQSKYLPDAYFAFGEYYFNNSKGKRPELEKALAAYKKAAEYPENQVYAFALYKQGWCYFNMGEYESAKDKYKTVVLYGELAGAAAVEKDGKSKAKGSLVREARADYVRAFAREGDVTQARADFSKVATNPEDRFAMMKQLANLYYGDGKDREAAITFNALIKEKPLSPEAPGFQGKIVDCILRMGNKERTVAQVRRLVKIMKDVESSGVIKDDKDKKALDEAKELSERTLSNLAVTWHNEGKKTRNEETFKYADAVYSDYLTLFPENPKAYDLRFFWAELLNDSLQNFDKAAANYTLVVLQDAKVLEAKDDKGKPKPGKPGKWLTNASYNAVLAYDEVVKAAEARGEAKSESAGTDITKKIAIPTLKKSLLDACERYLKYVPKGDKRVEIAFKAANIYYRHNHFDEAVLRFSEIALGYPEYKFEDGQRAGEIAANLILDSYNLLGDFAKVNEWARRFYANDKLATGKFRDDLAKLIEQSSFKLVSQLEEKKEFSKAAEAYLNFVHDFPQTEIADLALYNASVDYYKAKSLDKAIEVRKRLFAEYPRSKYVPDSIYANAEALEAIGDFEDAAGTYELYVRGYERNLSEKGGSPAAKSKAKGGKHAKAKQAANDDAPAKPGVVQKWDESKAQIALFNAATYREGLGQLKAALKNREHYLELWPKSKDAEDVFLSIVDLHVKQGVYMKAIKLLEEYERDNMRSSSKFLMAEGRIVDIYAKMKKTNDVRRMNKRIFDYFDQLPRRQQTTLEKPALAAAAQANLLAIEPDWNEFKRLKLYWGVPPSPERFKGSLADKGRALEVVQKKYVQTVALGAPDPAICALQRIGLAYDHMADLVVNAPMPRGLDEESQQALRDEFSNQAQPLKDKATEAFSGAVAKSRELGVFNDCAAASLKILRNTYAPDRYPEVLEEKVALKNKQLVLGGDVLAAVQDIPPPVAKAEPEKLAKSEALNEDLSALTNQLRQQTESELAKPAAAAKDGNAPKKTVDDQEPEDFL; from the coding sequence ATGCGCCGCTCGCTACTCGTTTGCCTCGTTCTCCTGACTTCCATGGCTTCGGCCCAGGAGAAGAAAGCACTGCGCGACGCTGACCTGGGCAAGAAGTCCACCACCACCGTGGACAAGTCCCTCGCTGGCGACATCACGCGCCCGAAGGAAGCCCAGCAGGCCGCTCCCGCGCTTCAGTATGATCAGTTCCGCCTGGGCGTGGAGGTGCAGGTCGCCTCGAAGCGCCGCGAGCAGATCGAATCGCTGAAGAAGATCATCTCGCTGTCTCCGGATCAGAAGGAAGCCCCCAGCCTGCTGTTCCGCCTGGGCGAGCTCTACTGGGAGGAGTCGAAGTTCTTCTTCTTCGAAGCCAACCGGAAGGATGACGAGCTCATCGTCGCCATGAACCGCAACGACGCCGCGGGCCAGCAGAAGGCCAAGGCGGAGAAGGCGGAGTTGATGGCGAAGGTGAAGGAGAACGGCAAGTACGCCGTGGAGCAGTACACGAAGATCGTCCAGGAGTACCCGAAGTTCGAGCGCACGGACGAAGTGCTCTTCTTCCTCGGCCAGTACCTGATGGAGGACGGCCAGGACAAGAAGGCGCTCGTCGCGTTCAAGCGCCTCGTGGAGAAGTACCCGCAGTCCAAGTACCTCCCGGACGCGTACTTCGCCTTCGGCGAGTACTACTTCAACAACTCCAAGGGCAAGCGCCCGGAGCTGGAGAAGGCGCTCGCCGCGTACAAGAAGGCGGCCGAGTACCCGGAGAATCAGGTCTACGCCTTCGCCCTCTACAAGCAGGGCTGGTGCTACTTCAACATGGGCGAGTACGAGTCCGCGAAGGACAAGTACAAGACCGTGGTCCTCTACGGCGAACTGGCGGGCGCCGCCGCCGTGGAGAAGGACGGCAAGTCCAAGGCGAAGGGGTCGCTCGTGCGTGAAGCGCGCGCGGACTACGTGCGCGCGTTCGCCCGCGAGGGTGACGTGACGCAGGCCCGCGCGGACTTCAGCAAGGTCGCCACCAATCCAGAGGACCGCTTCGCGATGATGAAGCAGCTCGCGAACCTCTACTACGGCGACGGCAAGGACCGCGAAGCGGCCATCACCTTCAACGCGCTGATCAAGGAGAAGCCGCTGTCGCCGGAGGCCCCGGGCTTCCAGGGGAAGATCGTCGACTGCATCCTGCGCATGGGCAACAAGGAGCGCACCGTGGCCCAGGTGCGCCGGCTCGTGAAGATCATGAAGGACGTGGAGTCCTCTGGCGTCATCAAGGACGACAAGGACAAGAAGGCGCTCGACGAGGCGAAGGAGCTGTCCGAGCGCACGCTCTCCAACCTCGCCGTCACCTGGCACAACGAGGGCAAGAAGACGCGCAACGAGGAGACGTTCAAGTACGCGGACGCCGTGTACAGCGACTACCTCACGCTCTTCCCGGAGAACCCCAAGGCGTACGACCTGCGCTTCTTCTGGGCGGAGCTCCTCAACGACAGCCTCCAGAACTTCGACAAGGCGGCCGCCAACTACACGCTCGTCGTCCTCCAGGACGCCAAGGTGCTGGAGGCCAAGGACGACAAGGGCAAGCCCAAGCCGGGCAAGCCGGGCAAGTGGCTGACCAACGCCTCCTACAACGCCGTCCTCGCCTATGACGAGGTCGTCAAGGCGGCCGAGGCGCGCGGCGAGGCCAAGAGCGAGTCGGCGGGCACGGACATCACGAAGAAGATCGCCATCCCCACGCTGAAGAAGTCGCTGCTCGACGCGTGCGAGCGCTACCTCAAGTACGTCCCCAAGGGCGACAAGCGCGTGGAGATCGCCTTCAAGGCGGCCAACATCTACTACCGCCACAACCACTTCGACGAAGCGGTGCTGCGCTTCAGCGAGATCGCGCTCGGCTACCCCGAGTACAAGTTCGAGGACGGCCAGCGCGCCGGGGAGATCGCCGCCAACCTCATCCTGGACTCGTACAACCTGCTGGGCGACTTCGCGAAGGTGAACGAGTGGGCCCGCCGCTTCTACGCCAACGACAAGCTGGCCACCGGCAAGTTCCGCGACGACCTGGCGAAGCTCATCGAGCAGTCGTCGTTCAAGCTGGTCAGCCAACTGGAGGAGAAGAAGGAGTTCTCCAAGGCGGCCGAGGCATACCTGAACTTCGTCCACGACTTCCCGCAGACGGAGATCGCGGACCTGGCGCTCTACAACGCGTCCGTCGACTATTACAAGGCGAAGAGCCTGGACAAGGCCATCGAGGTCCGCAAGCGCCTGTTCGCGGAGTACCCCCGGTCCAAGTACGTACCGGACTCCATCTACGCGAACGCGGAGGCGCTGGAGGCCATCGGCGACTTCGAGGACGCGGCGGGCACCTACGAACTCTACGTGCGCGGCTATGAGCGCAACCTGAGCGAGAAGGGCGGCTCCCCCGCGGCGAAGTCCAAGGCGAAGGGCGGCAAGCACGCCAAGGCGAAGCAGGCCGCCAACGACGACGCGCCCGCGAAGCCCGGCGTGGTGCAGAAGTGGGACGAGTCCAAGGCGCAGATCGCCCTGTTCAACGCGGCCACCTACCGCGAGGGCCTGGGCCAGCTGAAGGCCGCGCTCAAGAACCGCGAGCACTACCTGGAGCTGTGGCCCAAGTCGAAGGACGCCGAGGACGTGTTCCTCTCCATCGTGGACCTGCACGTGAAGCAGGGCGTCTACATGAAGGCCATCAAGCTGCTGGAGGAGTACGAGCGCGACAACATGCGCTCCTCCAGCAAGTTCCTGATGGCGGAAGGCCGCATCGTCGACATCTACGCGAAGATGAAGAAGACGAACGACGTGCGGCGCATGAACAAGCGCATCTTCGACTACTTCGACCAGCTGCCCCGCCGGCAGCAGACCACGCTGGAGAAGCCCGCGCTGGCCGCCGCCGCGCAGGCGAACCTGCTGGCCATCGAGCCGGACTGGAACGAGTTCAAGCGCCTGAAGCTGTACTGGGGCGTGCCGCCGTCGCCGGAGCGCTTCAAGGGCTCGCTGGCCGACAAGGGCCGCGCGCTGGAGGTCGTGCAGAAGAAGTACGTGCAGACGGTGGCCCTGGGCGCCCCGGATCCGGCCATCTGCGCGCTGCAGCGCATTGGCCTCGCGTACGACCACATGGCCGACCTGGTGGTGAACGCGCCCATGCCGCGCGGCCTGGACGAGGAGTCGCAGCAGGCGCTGCGCGACGAGTTCAGCAACCAGGCGCAGCCGCTCAAGGACAAGGCCACGGAGGCCTTCTCCGGCGCGGTGGCCAAGAGCCGTGAGCTGGGCGTGTTCAACGACTGCGCCGCGGCGAGCCTGAAGATCCTCCGCAACACCTACGCGCCGGACCGGTACCCGGAGGTGCTGGAGGAGAAGGTGGCGCTGAAGAACAAGCAGCTGGTGCTGGGGGGTGACGTGCTGGCCGCCGTGCAGGACATCCCGCCCCCGGTCGCCAAGGCCGAACCGGAGAAGCTGGCCAAGAGCGAGGCGCTCAACGAGGACCTGTCGGCGCTCACCAATCAGCTGCGCCAGCAGACCGAGTCCGAGCTGGCCAAGCCCGCCGCCGCGGCCAAGGACGGCAACGCCCCCAAGAAGACCGTTGATGATCAGGAGCCGGAGGACTTCCTCTAA
- the gltE gene encoding adventurous gliding motility TPR repeat lipoprotein GltE: MNRTHSFRPLLLATLALTAVGCSTTQTAAPPPVAKPVAAPTGPVSISNRAMLLFDDAVKSFDAQKKAKAFDYPSLERKFKAALEADQNLAEAEYNLGVIAERMGKPDEAKARYASALTKKPSLRQASDNLAIMRQNGGDVAGAVALYQDVLTRYPDDAGSRARLAEIYRQNNDHDKAMELSRAALMRDPMNTNALKVMIRSYLERKQLAMAKLVALRAVKLDGADPELHHAVGLILLKEGDTEGARLQFKSALEAKADYVPSHVELAQLALNAEDFPGAEEHLRRILQADGKNAAAHVDLGIALKGQGQFDKAMQEYDEAEKLNPDLGATYLNRGIILHKVKDAPERAVELYKKYIALAGGEVALHAEAPVFGLMREADSIVQAKREAKAAEDQAKQMEALQAQQQAAMKAEEAKQKGAPAPNAATPASGTGTGTAPQATPAAATGKQPQATPAGGTQTAPAQKNAAPADSEEPSDDLL; this comes from the coding sequence ATGAACCGCACGCACTCGTTCCGCCCCCTCCTGCTGGCCACGCTGGCGCTGACCGCCGTCGGCTGCTCCACCACCCAGACCGCGGCCCCGCCGCCGGTGGCGAAGCCCGTCGCCGCCCCCACGGGCCCGGTGTCCATCTCCAACCGCGCCATGCTGCTGTTCGATGACGCGGTGAAGTCCTTCGACGCGCAGAAGAAGGCCAAGGCGTTCGACTACCCGTCGCTGGAGCGCAAGTTCAAGGCCGCCCTGGAGGCGGACCAGAACCTCGCGGAGGCCGAGTACAACCTGGGCGTCATCGCCGAGCGCATGGGCAAGCCCGACGAGGCGAAGGCGCGCTACGCGTCCGCGCTCACCAAGAAGCCGTCCCTGCGGCAGGCGTCGGACAACCTGGCCATCATGCGCCAGAACGGCGGCGACGTGGCCGGCGCGGTGGCGCTCTACCAGGACGTGCTCACCCGCTACCCGGACGACGCCGGCTCGCGCGCACGCCTGGCGGAGATCTACCGGCAGAACAACGACCACGACAAGGCGATGGAGCTGTCTCGCGCCGCGCTCATGCGCGACCCGATGAACACCAACGCCTTGAAGGTGATGATCCGCAGCTACCTGGAGCGCAAGCAGCTGGCGATGGCGAAGCTGGTCGCGCTGCGCGCGGTGAAGCTGGACGGCGCGGATCCGGAGCTGCACCACGCCGTGGGCCTCATCCTGCTGAAGGAGGGCGACACCGAGGGCGCGCGCCTGCAGTTCAAGAGCGCGCTGGAGGCGAAGGCGGACTACGTGCCGTCGCACGTGGAGCTGGCCCAGCTGGCGCTCAACGCGGAGGACTTCCCCGGCGCGGAGGAGCACCTGCGCCGCATCCTCCAGGCGGATGGCAAGAACGCCGCCGCGCACGTGGACCTGGGCATCGCGCTCAAGGGCCAGGGCCAGTTCGACAAGGCCATGCAGGAGTACGACGAGGCGGAGAAGCTCAACCCGGACCTGGGCGCCACGTACCTCAACCGCGGCATCATCCTGCACAAGGTGAAGGACGCCCCCGAGCGCGCGGTGGAGCTGTACAAGAAGTACATCGCCCTGGCGGGCGGCGAGGTCGCGCTCCACGCGGAGGCCCCCGTCTTTGGCCTGATGCGCGAGGCGGACAGCATCGTGCAGGCCAAGCGCGAGGCGAAGGCCGCGGAGGACCAGGCCAAGCAGATGGAGGCGCTCCAGGCCCAGCAGCAGGCCGCGATGAAGGCCGAGGAGGCGAAGCAGAAGGGCGCGCCCGCGCCCAACGCCGCGACGCCCGCTTCCGGCACGGGGACCGGCACCGCTCCGCAGGCCACCCCGGCGGCCGCCACCGGCAAGCAGCCGCAGGCCACCCCCGCGGGCGGCACCCAGACGGCGCCTGCCCAGAAGAATGCAGCGCCGGCGGACTCCGAGGAACCTTCGGACGACCTGCTGTGA
- the cglE gene encoding adventurous gliding motility protein CglE, producing MQKVLAPLALCAAFLLPAMAGAQDTPSAGSNATQDRPAVTFNEVERGVYFGVYGGPSWIANPPASQGPRPFSSGQMAQVELGVDLGERLSLGVFFMGAVNRAGSDYVGYSQGAASGDFSMLVPGAVLRARLVGFADSQEVKRTWIYARVGAGYAMFSPKKLLPDSDILVFAGPGVEYYTRLRHFSVGLEVTGNYLASKGAFGFAVAPNIRYAF from the coding sequence ATGCAGAAAGTCCTTGCTCCTCTCGCCCTGTGCGCCGCGTTCCTCCTTCCCGCGATGGCGGGCGCGCAGGACACCCCCAGTGCCGGTTCCAATGCGACACAGGACCGGCCCGCGGTGACCTTCAACGAGGTCGAGCGCGGTGTGTACTTCGGCGTGTACGGCGGCCCGTCGTGGATCGCCAACCCGCCTGCTTCCCAGGGGCCTCGGCCCTTCTCCTCCGGACAGATGGCCCAGGTGGAGCTGGGCGTCGACCTGGGGGAGCGCCTGTCGCTGGGCGTCTTCTTCATGGGGGCCGTGAACCGCGCGGGGTCCGACTATGTCGGTTATTCGCAGGGTGCGGCCTCCGGTGACTTCTCCATGCTGGTGCCTGGCGCCGTGCTGCGCGCCCGCCTGGTGGGCTTCGCCGACAGCCAGGAGGTCAAGCGCACCTGGATCTACGCCCGCGTGGGTGCGGGGTACGCGATGTTCTCTCCCAAGAAGCTCCTTCCGGATTCCGACATTCTTGTGTTTGCCGGGCCCGGAGTGGAGTACTACACGCGGCTGCGCCACTTCTCGGTGGGGCTGGAGGTCACGGGGAACTACCTCGCCTCCAAGGGCGCCTTCGGGTTCGCGGTGGCGCCCAACATTCGCTACGCGTTCTAG
- the cglF gene encoding adventurous gliding motility protein CglF, translating to MRKWLMLCVTLSVAPAFAQDEGGKAQGGGAGGGAKMQKTTNVDFEDDTIEGDLTKPDGEYVEARKTVKHSNLIRIREDFEDKVMQSVGEL from the coding sequence ATGCGGAAGTGGCTGATGCTGTGCGTGACGCTGTCGGTGGCCCCGGCTTTCGCCCAGGACGAGGGCGGCAAGGCGCAGGGCGGTGGTGCGGGTGGTGGCGCCAAGATGCAGAAGACGACCAACGTCGACTTCGAGGACGACACCATCGAGGGTGACCTCACGAAGCCGGATGGCGAGTACGTCGAGGCGCGCAAGACCGTGAAGCACTCCAACCTCATCCGCATCCGCGAAGACTTCGAGGACAAGGTGATGCAGTCCGTGGGCGAGCTGTAA
- a CDS encoding ATP-binding protein yields MAGLAMAAKANGEACGQCGGRTYLIERRGELASARVCTCSEDCPVCGGRGHILVQKEGTFSTKVGARTYEVLEPCVCTLRRTRVALYNDVQMPGVMAHASFDNYRPFNEAQDRGRGVAMHFAHQYVKGATNKGYVLSGPVGTGKTHLLAATLAHLVLEMGVRARYVEISLLYATIRRGFQDGKSGGEIIGPLSEVEVLAIDELGKGRGSPFEMETLDELIARRYNAGRTTLFATNYSLEPERKGTRSSAPTGYRTTDDARSAMKDAELLRERVGERIYSRLCEMCTFVELPRDTPDRRRTRQEMDAPPPLGGMRNPGR; encoded by the coding sequence ATGGCTGGGCTTGCGATGGCTGCCAAGGCGAACGGCGAGGCGTGTGGGCAGTGCGGCGGGCGGACGTACCTCATCGAGCGGCGCGGGGAGCTTGCGTCGGCGCGGGTGTGTACGTGCTCGGAGGACTGCCCGGTGTGCGGCGGGCGCGGTCACATCCTGGTGCAGAAGGAAGGGACCTTCAGCACGAAGGTGGGCGCCCGGACGTACGAAGTGCTGGAGCCGTGCGTGTGCACGCTGCGGCGCACGCGGGTCGCGCTCTACAACGACGTGCAGATGCCGGGGGTCATGGCGCACGCGTCGTTCGACAACTACCGCCCCTTCAACGAGGCCCAGGACCGGGGCCGGGGCGTGGCGATGCACTTCGCCCACCAGTACGTGAAGGGCGCCACCAACAAGGGCTACGTGCTGAGCGGGCCGGTGGGGACGGGCAAGACGCACCTGCTGGCGGCGACGCTCGCGCACCTGGTGCTGGAGATGGGCGTGCGGGCCCGGTACGTGGAGATCTCCCTCCTGTACGCGACCATCCGGCGCGGCTTCCAGGACGGCAAGAGCGGCGGAGAGATCATCGGGCCGCTGTCGGAGGTCGAGGTGCTGGCCATCGACGAGCTGGGCAAGGGGCGTGGCAGTCCGTTCGAGATGGAGACGCTCGATGAGCTGATCGCCCGGCGCTACAACGCGGGGCGCACGACGCTCTTCGCGACGAACTACTCGCTGGAGCCCGAGCGCAAGGGCACGCGGAGCAGCGCGCCCACGGGCTACCGCACCACGGATGACGCGAGGTCCGCGATGAAGGACGCGGAGCTGCTGCGCGAGCGCGTGGGCGAGCGCATCTACAGCCGGCTGTGCGAGATGTGCACCTTCGTGGAGCTGCCGCGCGACACCCCGGACCGGCGGCGCACGCGGCAGGAGATGGACGCCCCGCCGCCGCTGGGCGGGATGCGCAACCCGGGGCGTTGA
- the gltG gene encoding adventurous gliding motility protein GltG produces MAVPLTLKVFKGDTLVASKDYERDIIKIGRLSSAHLCLEDEKVSRIHSVIEVAADGSMSIIDMGSVEGTYVNGKRVNKGQVSFGDEIRVGGTTIRLENPAAVAAVNLAAAVAQADAPTDKNPTVAPVVPAAAIAQAVAAPVAPAVTAPVAAPPAPAAAMDASVAPTQKNAVAPTARAPEAPAEEAEASPRVRTVRRTKSSGPQGVSLRLLWGDQRVGEFFVPPGAKKGFTVGSAKGVDFVMGDAKLGGPAFEVLRTDGQGFSVRFARKMKGELTRKGETLDLEAVMESGKASQDGDAYALTLEADDFFWVDLGGLTLEAQFQPVPKRVVVPVGENIDYTALNIFLVMFFIATAFVIHSMNRSGEGDEYADELAGNDARIAKLIIKPPETQKNKFLEKLNQQKEKKSGEIAQKSRNDEGQMGKKDAAKANTRTVTKGDPNKKDEARALTAKIFGGGKGGISTIFGKAGLGGELKSAMGNMFGAKTGDAGGFGGLGLRGSGGGGGGTGDSIGIGGIGTKGRGGGSGSYGTGVGTLGGKQSVDVGITSSDPEVMGSLDKELIRQVIQRNRGQIRYCYESLLNRFPKLGGKVSVKFIISANGSVATSNVAQSTAGNSDLETCVAGRVRTWKFPEPKGGGSVIVTYPFIFKQAGD; encoded by the coding sequence ATGGCCGTACCCCTGACACTCAAGGTCTTCAAGGGCGACACGCTGGTCGCCTCCAAGGACTACGAGCGCGACATCATCAAGATTGGCCGTCTGTCCTCCGCGCACCTGTGCCTGGAGGATGAGAAGGTCAGCCGCATCCACTCCGTCATCGAGGTCGCGGCCGACGGCTCCATGTCCATCATCGACATGGGCAGCGTCGAAGGCACCTACGTCAACGGCAAGCGCGTCAACAAGGGGCAGGTCTCCTTCGGTGACGAGATCCGCGTGGGCGGCACCACCATCCGCCTGGAGAACCCGGCCGCCGTGGCCGCGGTGAACCTGGCCGCCGCCGTCGCGCAGGCGGACGCGCCCACGGACAAGAACCCCACCGTCGCGCCCGTGGTCCCCGCCGCCGCCATCGCGCAGGCCGTGGCCGCTCCGGTCGCGCCCGCCGTGACGGCGCCCGTCGCCGCGCCGCCCGCGCCCGCCGCGGCGATGGATGCGTCCGTCGCGCCCACGCAGAAGAACGCCGTGGCGCCCACCGCCCGTGCGCCGGAGGCCCCCGCGGAGGAAGCGGAGGCCTCGCCGCGCGTGCGCACCGTGCGCCGCACCAAGTCCAGCGGCCCGCAGGGCGTGTCGCTGCGCCTGCTCTGGGGCGACCAGCGCGTGGGCGAGTTCTTCGTGCCCCCCGGCGCGAAGAAGGGCTTCACGGTGGGCAGCGCCAAGGGCGTGGACTTCGTGATGGGCGACGCCAAGCTGGGCGGCCCCGCGTTCGAAGTGCTGCGCACCGACGGCCAGGGCTTCAGCGTGCGCTTCGCGCGCAAGATGAAGGGCGAGCTCACCCGCAAGGGCGAGACGCTGGACCTGGAAGCCGTCATGGAGTCCGGCAAGGCTTCGCAGGATGGGGACGCCTACGCGCTGACGCTCGAGGCGGACGACTTCTTCTGGGTGGACCTGGGCGGCCTCACGCTGGAGGCGCAGTTCCAACCGGTGCCCAAGCGCGTCGTCGTGCCGGTGGGCGAGAACATCGACTACACGGCGCTCAACATCTTCCTGGTGATGTTCTTCATCGCCACCGCGTTCGTCATCCACTCCATGAACCGGAGCGGGGAAGGGGACGAGTACGCGGACGAACTCGCGGGCAATGACGCGCGCATCGCGAAGCTGATCATCAAGCCCCCCGAGACCCAGAAGAACAAGTTCCTGGAGAAGCTGAACCAGCAGAAGGAGAAGAAGTCCGGCGAGATCGCCCAGAAGTCGCGCAACGACGAAGGCCAGATGGGCAAGAAGGACGCGGCCAAGGCGAACACCCGCACCGTGACCAAGGGCGACCCGAACAAGAAGGACGAGGCGCGCGCCCTCACCGCCAAGATCTTCGGCGGCGGCAAGGGAGGCATCTCCACCATCTTCGGCAAGGCGGGCCTGGGCGGCGAGCTCAAGAGCGCCATGGGCAACATGTTCGGCGCCAAGACGGGCGACGCGGGCGGCTTCGGCGGCCTGGGGCTGCGCGGCAGCGGCGGCGGCGGTGGCGGCACCGGTGACAGCATTGGCATCGGCGGCATCGGCACCAAGGGCCGCGGTGGCGGCAGCGGCAGCTACGGCACCGGCGTGGGCACGCTGGGCGGCAAGCAGAGCGTGGACGTGGGCATCACGTCCTCGGATCCGGAGGTCATGGGCTCGCTGGACAAGGAGCTCATCCGCCAGGTCATCCAGCGCAACCGCGGGCAGATCCGCTACTGCTACGAGAGCCTGCTCAACCGCTTCCCCAAGCTGGGCGGCAAGGTGTCCGTGAAGTTCATCATCAGCGCCAACGGCTCGGTGGCCACGTCCAACGTCGCGCAGTCCACGGCGGGCAACTCGGACCTGGAGACCTGCGTCGCGGGCCGCGTGCGCACCTGGAAGTTCCCGGAGCCCAAGGGTGGCGGCTCCGTGATCGTCACCTATCCGTTCATCTTCAAGCAGGCCGGTGACTGA
- a CDS encoding DEAD/DEAH box helicase, giving the protein MGPGQRVIAELSVLEKALSKNDFPAEKGPLEAIVRSLRPMNLKSLDDLDLNTRGRLITTLLRVQRQPKPALPEAGAEAAAPEAAASTEAAAPSEAPAAEGAGEGAAPAEGGAPAEAAPAAPAVDPAKEKHAAWVDVMALVGRVWRAAGDSERSQSAFALSGREPSPEPEAPARSEERRERSDRPERGGPGERRERGERPPRGERPPRGERSEAGAAGERRERPPRGDRPERGERPPRGERPERAPMPELTGDWKEQATQLEAMGRTRDAARLHERNNGFADATRLFEAGGDLKSALRTALSGQDNDAARRLVGTLPAEQIGPTLEKAGAYELLMEHYVAKADFENVARLYERARQFDQAALAYERANKLTLARKAYERARDMASANRIRGMEVKALVERGDRLGAATLLVAVGQRREAVEVLSPLPPPKAFHFMQRLTLEDEAKELAQRELARAEQEQKPAGRARWLELLGDTAAAAETWTQAGRKDKALPLYEKLGDLPRAAQLAEELQQRDKAVALYTQLNDSAGLERAKALPEAPATPPADSKSDAGDDADSAATPTENASSAGEQESQ; this is encoded by the coding sequence GTGGGGCCCGGCCAGCGCGTCATCGCCGAGTTGAGCGTGCTGGAGAAGGCGCTCTCCAAGAACGACTTCCCCGCCGAAAAGGGTCCGCTGGAGGCCATCGTCCGCTCGCTGCGGCCCATGAACCTCAAGTCGCTGGACGACCTGGACCTCAACACGCGCGGTCGCCTCATCACCACGCTCCTTCGCGTGCAGCGCCAGCCGAAGCCGGCCCTGCCGGAAGCGGGCGCCGAGGCCGCGGCTCCGGAAGCCGCCGCATCGACGGAAGCCGCCGCTCCCTCCGAGGCTCCGGCCGCGGAAGGTGCTGGCGAGGGCGCCGCGCCGGCCGAAGGGGGGGCGCCCGCCGAGGCCGCCCCCGCGGCTCCGGCCGTGGATCCCGCGAAGGAGAAGCACGCGGCCTGGGTGGACGTGATGGCGCTGGTGGGCCGCGTCTGGCGCGCCGCTGGCGACTCCGAGCGTTCCCAGTCGGCCTTCGCCCTGAGCGGTCGCGAGCCGTCGCCGGAGCCCGAGGCGCCTGCCCGGAGCGAGGAGCGCCGCGAGCGCTCCGACCGTCCGGAGCGCGGCGGTCCTGGCGAGCGCCGGGAGCGTGGCGAGCGTCCTCCCCGCGGGGAGCGTCCTCCTCGCGGCGAGCGCTCGGAAGCGGGCGCGGCCGGTGAGCGGCGCGAGCGTCCGCCCCGGGGCGACCGTCCGGAGCGTGGCGAGCGTCCTCCTCGCGGTGAGCGCCCCGAGCGCGCGCCGATGCCGGAGCTGACGGGCGACTGGAAGGAGCAGGCGACGCAGCTGGAGGCCATGGGCCGCACGCGCGACGCGGCGCGGCTGCACGAGCGCAACAACGGCTTCGCCGACGCCACCCGCCTGTTCGAGGCGGGCGGGGACCTGAAGAGCGCGCTGCGCACGGCGCTGTCCGGCCAGGACAACGACGCGGCCCGCCGGCTCGTGGGCACGCTGCCCGCGGAGCAGATCGGCCCCACGCTGGAGAAGGCCGGTGCGTACGAGCTGCTCATGGAGCACTACGTCGCCAAGGCCGACTTCGAGAACGTCGCCCGCCTGTACGAGCGCGCGCGTCAGTTCGACCAGGCGGCGCTCGCGTACGAGCGCGCGAACAAGCTGACCCTGGCGCGCAAGGCGTACGAGCGTGCCCGGGACATGGCCAGCGCCAACCGCATCCGGGGCATGGAGGTGAAGGCCCTGGTGGAGCGTGGCGACCGGCTGGGCGCGGCGACCCTGCTGGTGGCCGTGGGCCAGCGGCGCGAGGCCGTGGAGGTGCTGAGCCCCCTGCCGCCGCCCAAGGCGTTCCACTTCATGCAGCGGCTCACGCTGGAGGACGAGGCCAAGGAGCTCGCGCAGCGCGAGCTGGCCCGCGCCGAACAGGAGCAGAAGCCGGCTGGCCGCGCCCGCTGGCTGGAGCTGCTGGGCGACACCGCCGCCGCCGCGGAGACGTGGACGCAGGCGGGCCGCAAGGACAAGGCGCTTCCCCTGTACGAGAAGCTCGGGGACCTGCCCCGCGCCGCGCAGCTCGCGGAGGAGCTGCAGCAGCGGGACAAGGCCGTCGCCCTGTACACGCAGCTCAACGACAGCGCGGGTCTGGAGCGGGCCAAGGCCCTTCCGGAAGCCCCCGCCACGCCCCCCGCGGACAGCAAGTCGGACGCCGGTGACGACGCGGACTCCGCGGCGACGCCGACGGAAAATGCCTCCTCGGCTGGCGAGCAAGAAAGCCAATAA